In Blastopirellula sediminis, the following proteins share a genomic window:
- a CDS encoding NADH-quinone oxidoreductase subunit N — protein sequence MFYQLIEQLRIDTLQQSLPLIGAELTLTIAIVLILFCRMLPGLEKIDSVWLGIGGVIAALVALRPFQPWSIGAEGPTPISMGALQPTELFTGMLTHDGFAIAIKALLLFFLLLFFLLTKITRLSPRYDSADFVVLVLGSTLGMFMMVASNHMIMIFMGVEMASVPSYAMVALQRRNKKASEAALKYAVYGAGAAGVMLYGISLLCGVLNSAHLPTMATRLSELLATETHGSEVLVLALGGLMLGVGLSFKLSAFPFHFWCPDVFEGATSEVNAFLSVASKAAALALLVRVAIGFTTLPAQPEAVAKQTVPAVEQLAADEANVQLVNFVDAKVAADEAKPVDPLSPARKFVCLLIAVIAVVTCTFGNLAAYAQTNIKRLLAYSTIAHAGYMMMAVPAAIAVAEVDKDAARQAIAYLTLYVVIYLFMNLGAFAAVAFVRQAVGSDEIKDYAGMLRRGPTVAVCLTLILVSLIGLPPLAGFIGKFAVFAAIAQAWNATSYPFLMLLLIAGGLNTAISLFYYLRIAKVMTIDGESDDTAPMQQPIGIIQNGYLALVTAPLVLLMFNWDFLNAWLLEAVSQILT from the coding sequence ATGTTTTATCAACTGATCGAGCAACTCCGAATCGACACGCTCCAGCAGAGCTTGCCTCTGATTGGCGCCGAGTTGACGTTGACGATCGCGATCGTGCTGATTCTGTTTTGCCGCATGCTGCCGGGGCTGGAGAAGATCGACTCGGTCTGGCTCGGGATCGGCGGCGTGATCGCCGCACTCGTCGCGCTGCGGCCGTTTCAGCCCTGGTCGATCGGCGCCGAGGGGCCGACTCCGATTTCGATGGGCGCACTGCAACCGACGGAACTATTCACCGGCATGCTGACGCATGACGGTTTTGCGATCGCGATTAAAGCGCTGCTGCTCTTCTTTTTGCTCCTGTTCTTTTTGCTGACGAAGATCACACGGCTTTCCCCGCGATATGACAGCGCCGACTTTGTGGTCCTGGTGCTCGGCTCGACGCTCGGGATGTTCATGATGGTGGCGTCGAACCACATGATCATGATCTTCATGGGGGTCGAAATGGCGAGCGTGCCGTCGTACGCGATGGTGGCGCTGCAGCGACGGAATAAGAAAGCTTCTGAAGCGGCGCTCAAATACGCCGTCTACGGCGCTGGCGCCGCCGGCGTGATGTTGTACGGGATCAGCTTGCTCTGCGGCGTGTTGAACTCGGCCCATCTGCCGACAATGGCGACCCGGCTGAGCGAACTGCTCGCCACGGAAACCCACGGATCGGAAGTGTTGGTCTTGGCCCTGGGCGGTTTGATGCTCGGCGTCGGGCTATCGTTCAAACTCTCGGCGTTTCCGTTTCACTTCTGGTGCCCTGACGTGTTTGAAGGGGCGACTTCCGAGGTGAACGCGTTTTTGTCAGTCGCATCGAAAGCGGCGGCTCTGGCGCTGCTCGTGCGAGTGGCGATCGGCTTCACGACGCTGCCGGCTCAGCCAGAGGCAGTGGCGAAGCAAACTGTTCCCGCCGTCGAGCAACTAGCTGCGGATGAAGCGAACGTACAACTGGTGAACTTCGTCGATGCGAAAGTGGCGGCGGATGAAGCGAAACCCGTCGATCCGCTCTCGCCGGCTCGTAAGTTTGTTTGCCTGTTGATCGCGGTGATTGCAGTGGTGACTTGCACCTTCGGCAACCTGGCCGCTTACGCGCAGACGAACATCAAGCGTCTGCTGGCCTATTCGACGATCGCGCATGCCGGGTACATGATGATGGCGGTTCCGGCGGCGATTGCGGTGGCGGAAGTCGACAAAGATGCGGCCCGTCAGGCGATCGCCTATTTGACGCTGTACGTGGTGATTTACTTGTTCATGAATCTCGGCGCCTTCGCGGCGGTGGCGTTCGTTCGCCAGGCGGTCGGCAGCGACGAGATCAAAGATTACGCCGGGATGTTGCGGCGGGGTCCGACCGTGGCGGTCTGCTTGACGCTGATCCTGGTCAGCTTGATCGGGCTGCCGCCGCTGGCTGGTTTTATCGGCAAGTTCGCAGTGTTCGCGGCGATCGCCCAGGCCTGGAATGCGACGTCGTATCCCTTTTTGATGTTGCTGTTGATCGCAGGCGGTTTGAACACCGCGATCAGCTTGTTCTATTACCTGCGAATCGCCAAGGTGATGACGATCGACGGCGAATCGGACGACACGGCGCCGATGCAGCAGCCGATCGGCATCATTCAAAACGGATACTTGGCGCTGGTTACCGCTCCGCTGGTGCTGCTGATGTTCAATTGGGATTTTCTCAACGCCTGGCTGTTGGAAGCCGTGTCGCAAATTCTGACCTAA
- a CDS encoding complex I subunit 4 family protein has product MDLVTFFMSALIFFPLAAAALIALIPGDQKNAIRFATLFATVALLGVVLFGMTFSTNEAIAFDISEAGMQNVVSHPWIPSFNIDYFLGFDGISFPLVVLTALISALAMGASWTIDKHVKGYCVLYLVLLGGMMGVFVSLDFFLFYIFWEVMLLPMYFLIGVWGGPRKEYAAIKFFLYTLFGSVLMLVAILIIYFSSDLRQLTPQQLVDSNVRLAGVEQIGSPDEHLAAATKYHETISALETPVHTFNILALQQLGQHTEVFDKEALFGKSLQWWAFVLLFVGFAIKVPSVPFHTWLPDAHVEAPTPISMILAGVLLKMGGYGIIRICYPICPDAGYDLAWVVCFIGVLSMIYGAFAALAQNDFKRMVAYSSVSHMGYVVLGLGVWSATVVGDPVSWNMGVKGALFQMIGHGISSAGMFFMVGVIYDRVHHRNLNEFGGLFGKMPIYTSMAIIVFFAGLGLPGLCGFIGEAFVVLSVWKFSAILAVAGAFVVILTAGYILWAVQRVYLGPEYKGKHEEELTEINLREMAIAVPLCVLAILFGVLPNTVFRYMDATVDAQVQDLAAWTKETKIPRLQKERAEQEKTAAVAVPGVDKQAADVVAADGEI; this is encoded by the coding sequence ATGGATCTCGTCACTTTCTTCATGTCGGCGCTGATATTCTTTCCGTTGGCCGCCGCTGCGCTGATAGCGCTGATCCCCGGCGATCAAAAGAACGCGATCCGGTTCGCCACGTTGTTCGCTACGGTGGCGCTGCTGGGGGTCGTGCTGTTCGGGATGACCTTCTCGACCAACGAGGCGATCGCTTTCGATATCTCGGAAGCGGGAATGCAGAACGTCGTCAGCCATCCCTGGATTCCGTCGTTCAACATCGACTACTTCCTTGGCTTCGATGGCATCAGCTTTCCTCTGGTGGTGCTGACGGCGCTGATCAGCGCGCTCGCGATGGGCGCCAGCTGGACGATCGACAAGCATGTCAAAGGTTACTGCGTCCTTTACCTGGTGCTGCTTGGCGGGATGATGGGGGTCTTCGTTTCGCTCGACTTCTTCCTGTTCTACATTTTCTGGGAAGTGATGCTGCTGCCGATGTACTTCTTGATCGGCGTCTGGGGGGGCCCGCGCAAAGAATACGCGGCGATCAAGTTCTTCCTCTACACGCTCTTTGGCAGCGTGTTGATGTTGGTTGCGATCCTGATCATCTACTTCAGCAGCGACTTGCGGCAACTGACGCCGCAGCAGTTGGTCGACAGCAACGTCCGCCTGGCCGGGGTCGAACAGATCGGTTCGCCGGATGAGCATCTGGCCGCGGCGACCAAGTATCACGAGACGATCTCGGCTTTAGAAACGCCGGTCCACACGTTCAACATTTTGGCGCTGCAGCAGCTCGGCCAGCATACGGAAGTCTTCGACAAAGAGGCGCTCTTTGGCAAGTCGCTGCAGTGGTGGGCCTTTGTGCTGCTGTTTGTCGGCTTCGCGATTAAGGTGCCGTCGGTCCCGTTCCATACCTGGTTGCCGGACGCCCACGTCGAGGCGCCGACGCCGATCTCGATGATCCTGGCGGGCGTGCTGCTGAAGATGGGTGGTTACGGCATCATTCGGATCTGCTACCCGATTTGTCCCGACGCCGGTTACGACCTGGCGTGGGTCGTTTGCTTCATCGGCGTGTTGAGCATGATCTACGGCGCCTTTGCGGCGCTCGCCCAGAACGACTTCAAGCGGATGGTCGCGTATAGCTCGGTCAGTCACATGGGTTATGTGGTGCTAGGCCTGGGCGTTTGGAGCGCGACGGTGGTCGGCGATCCGGTCTCTTGGAACATGGGGGTCAAAGGCGCCTTGTTCCAGATGATTGGGCACGGGATCAGCTCGGCCGGGATGTTCTTTATGGTCGGCGTCATTTACGACCGGGTCCATCATCGCAACCTGAACGAGTTCGGCGGGCTCTTCGGCAAGATGCCGATCTACACGTCGATGGCGATCATCGTCTTCTTCGCGGGTCTTGGTTTGCCGGGGCTGTGCGGGTTCATCGGCGAAGCGTTCGTCGTGCTCTCGGTCTGGAAGTTCAGTGCGATCCTCGCGGTCGCGGGGGCGTTCGTGGTTATCTTGACCGCCGGATATATCTTGTGGGCCGTTCAACGGGTCTACCTGGGACCGGAATACAAAGGGAAGCATGAAGAGGAGCTGACCGAAATCAACCTCCGCGAGATGGCGATCGCCGTTCCGCTTTGCGTGCTGGCGATTTTGTTCGGCGTGCTCCCCAACACCGTCTTCCGCTACATGGATGCGACGGTCGACGCCCAGGTGCAAGACCTGGCCGCGTGGACGAAGGAGACGAAGATTCCGCGTCTGCAAAAAGAGCGAGCGGAACAAGAGAAGACGGCCGCGGTCGCCGTACCTGGAGTGGATAAGCAAGCGGCCGATGTTGTCGCGGCGGACGGCGAAATTTAA
- a CDS encoding NADH-quinone oxidoreductase subunit 5 family protein: MLTPEDSLPFLLGLAVLFPLVSFVVIFLFGKRLDQLGSYIATGAIAAAAMCSLTAGAIWVAKHTPPAPHHAEAHAAVSRPSVQLTALHDGDHGHDHPHGEHAVNPHFMPPVYTGHWYSLGRFYGSEIAINYYIDALTIVMFCVVTFIATCIHFYATGYMHEELHEVTDHEVELRNGHHLKRPGRYPRFFQYLSLFCFSMLGLVISGNIAMTFIFWELVGVCSYFLIGFYVERQSASTAANKAMIVNRVGDFGMLIGLMAIWASLATFNFGDVDRNGDGTIAASEQGLFSLLRPAGEEGLHELHVPDGMVLQGAKGKVEELIVSAEPGTTTESLQTQILAQVPLWRDGKAEGDSTHYGYWLLVVAGIGIFCGCVGKSAQFPLHVWLPDAMEGPTPVSALVHSATMVAAGVFLVARFYPVFAPEVLLVIACIGCITLLIGGSIAIVATDIKRVLAYSTVSQLGYMMLALGVGGWTAGVMHLVTHAFFKSLLFMCSGSVIHAVHTNEMTAMGGLRRKMPYTAYTMLIGCLAIAGVGVPSALGIPFGFSGYYSKDLMLEQAYLFRSANPLWGSIFFYAAAGGAAVTAFYMFRMWYLTFSGEPRDEERYHHAHESPRIMYVPLIVLAVMAVTVAWPIFGNYGLANLIEQGRPVGLWSDMASLDGGYVWLHESKSHAEEIRTPVGLMAFGAAMSGIFLATVMYLWGSLDPNDARRAFTPVYKFLVHKWWFDEAYDYLFVRPAKGIAACAAWFDTQCIDQFLNWLAWSVRQLARAGELWVDRSVIDGAVNWLAAKTYETGSSLRGLQTGSLRQYVMFIAVGTLALFVLMSFWSYGFAR, translated from the coding sequence ATGCTGACTCCGGAAGACAGTCTGCCGTTCCTGCTCGGACTAGCGGTTTTGTTCCCGCTCGTTTCGTTCGTCGTGATTTTCTTGTTCGGCAAGCGGCTCGATCAACTTGGTTCGTACATCGCGACCGGCGCGATCGCCGCCGCAGCGATGTGTTCGCTCACGGCTGGCGCGATCTGGGTGGCGAAGCATACGCCTCCGGCGCCGCATCATGCAGAAGCGCATGCGGCCGTCAGTCGCCCGTCGGTGCAGCTCACGGCGCTGCATGACGGCGATCATGGTCACGATCATCCGCATGGAGAGCATGCGGTCAATCCTCACTTCATGCCGCCGGTCTACACGGGGCATTGGTATTCGCTCGGCCGTTTCTACGGTTCCGAAATCGCGATCAACTATTACATCGATGCACTGACGATCGTCATGTTTTGCGTCGTGACCTTTATCGCTACCTGCATTCACTTCTACGCGACCGGTTACATGCATGAAGAGCTGCATGAGGTGACCGATCACGAGGTGGAGCTGCGCAACGGACATCACTTAAAACGCCCCGGCCGCTATCCCCGCTTCTTCCAGTACCTCTCTCTCTTCTGCTTCAGCATGTTGGGATTGGTGATCTCGGGGAATATCGCGATGACCTTCATCTTTTGGGAGTTGGTCGGCGTTTGCAGTTACTTTTTGATCGGCTTCTACGTCGAGCGTCAGAGCGCGTCGACCGCCGCCAACAAGGCGATGATCGTCAACCGCGTCGGCGACTTCGGCATGCTGATCGGCTTGATGGCGATCTGGGCGAGCCTGGCGACGTTCAACTTTGGGGACGTCGATCGCAACGGCGACGGGACGATCGCGGCGAGCGAGCAAGGTTTGTTCTCGCTGCTGCGACCAGCCGGCGAAGAGGGGCTGCATGAGCTGCATGTCCCCGACGGCATGGTGCTGCAAGGGGCGAAAGGGAAGGTCGAAGAGCTGATCGTCTCGGCCGAACCGGGGACGACGACCGAGTCGCTGCAGACGCAAATCTTGGCGCAAGTGCCGCTGTGGCGTGACGGCAAAGCGGAAGGGGATTCGACCCATTACGGCTATTGGCTGCTGGTGGTCGCCGGGATCGGCATCTTCTGCGGCTGCGTCGGAAAGAGCGCTCAGTTCCCGCTGCATGTCTGGCTCCCCGATGCGATGGAAGGTCCGACGCCGGTTTCGGCGCTGGTTCACTCGGCGACGATGGTCGCGGCCGGCGTCTTTCTGGTCGCCCGGTTCTATCCGGTTTTCGCGCCGGAAGTGTTGCTGGTGATTGCCTGTATTGGATGCATTACGCTGTTGATCGGCGGTTCGATCGCGATCGTTGCGACCGACATCAAACGGGTGCTCGCCTATTCGACCGTCAGCCAGCTCGGTTATATGATGCTCGCGCTCGGGGTGGGCGGCTGGACGGCCGGCGTCATGCACCTGGTGACGCACGCCTTTTTCAAGAGCTTGCTCTTTATGTGCTCCGGCTCAGTGATCCACGCGGTGCATACCAACGAGATGACCGCCATGGGCGGGCTGCGGAGGAAGATGCCGTACACCGCTTATACGATGCTGATCGGCTGTTTGGCGATTGCTGGGGTCGGCGTGCCGTCGGCGTTGGGAATTCCGTTCGGCTTCTCCGGCTACTACTCAAAAGACTTGATGCTGGAGCAGGCCTATCTGTTCCGCTCGGCCAATCCGCTGTGGGGATCGATCTTCTTCTATGCGGCGGCCGGCGGCGCAGCGGTGACGGCGTTTTACATGTTCCGGATGTGGTACCTCACCTTCAGCGGCGAACCGCGTGACGAAGAGCGTTATCACCACGCCCACGAATCGCCTCGCATCATGTACGTGCCGCTGATTGTGCTTGCGGTGATGGCGGTTACGGTCGCGTGGCCGATCTTCGGCAACTATGGATTGGCGAACCTGATCGAGCAAGGACGTCCGGTTGGGCTCTGGTCCGACATGGCGAGCCTCGACGGGGGTTACGTCTGGCTGCATGAGTCGAAAAGTCACGCTGAAGAGATTCGGACGCCGGTCGGTTTGATGGCGTTTGGCGCCGCGATGAGCGGGATCTTTTTGGCGACCGTGATGTATCTGTGGGGATCGCTCGACCCGAACGACGCCCGGCGAGCCTTTACGCCGGTCTACAAGTTTTTGGTTCACAAGTGGTGGTTCGACGAAGCGTACGATTACCTTTTCGTCCGTCCGGCGAAAGGGATCGCCGCTTGCGCCGCCTGGTTTGATACGCAGTGCATCGACCAGTTCCTGAATTGGCTGGCCTGGTCGGTGCGGCAGTTGGCTCGCGCCGGCGAGTTGTGGGTTGATCGCAGCGTCATCGACGGCGCCGTCAATTGGCTGGCGGCGAAGACGTACGAGACCGGCAGTTCGCTCCGCGGCTTGCAGACCGGCAGTCTGCGGCAGTACGTGATGTTTATCGCCGTCGGTACGTTGGCGTTATTTGTGCTGATGAGTTTTTGGTCATACGGTTTCGCTCGCTAG
- the nuoK gene encoding NADH-quinone oxidoreductase subunit NuoK: MDFLTEPVGLSHFLAVGAFLFATGVVCMATKRNTLGVLMGVELVLNGANVNFVAFASPYFREENLGLEGSLLALFVIVLAAAEAAVALAIALNYYNNHSTIDVDKANELKG, encoded by the coding sequence ATGGACTTTTTGACCGAGCCGGTCGGGCTCTCCCATTTCCTCGCCGTCGGCGCTTTCCTGTTTGCGACCGGGGTCGTTTGCATGGCGACCAAGCGGAACACGCTCGGCGTGCTGATGGGGGTCGAACTGGTGCTCAATGGCGCGAACGTCAACTTCGTCGCGTTCGCCAGCCCTTACTTCCGGGAAGAGAACCTCGGCCTGGAAGGAAGTTTGCTGGCGCTGTTCGTCATTGTGTTGGCGGCGGCGGAAGCGGCGGTCGCGCTGGCGATCGCTCTGAACTATTACAACAACCACTCCACGATTGACGTCGACAAGGCGAATGAGTTGAAGGGCTGA
- a CDS encoding NADH-quinone oxidoreductase subunit J family protein, whose protein sequence is MMNLPLLLAAEINWHTVFFYLVAFAACGFALAMVVSNNVVRMAFFLVISLAATSGLIFLTGAHFVGAMQLMIYVGGTVVLLIFGVMLTAQQAFISMKTKAGDWILALIVGGSLLALLTQIAFSVPSWRTSDYQARLRAEVTAAEEEIIAAMAADNRTEMTPAEEAKLRPLLAKVKYGQPELTSQVGLGLVGVRADKPELDSPGYVGYLLPFEIVSVHLLVVLVGAAYLARSKRSVPSAAGEGGN, encoded by the coding sequence ATGATGAATCTTCCGCTATTACTGGCCGCCGAGATTAACTGGCACACTGTCTTTTTTTACCTCGTGGCGTTCGCCGCGTGCGGCTTCGCGCTGGCGATGGTCGTCTCGAACAACGTCGTCCGGATGGCGTTCTTCCTGGTGATCAGCCTGGCGGCGACCAGCGGGTTGATCTTTTTGACCGGGGCCCATTTTGTCGGCGCGATGCAGTTGATGATTTACGTCGGCGGGACGGTGGTTCTGTTGATCTTCGGCGTGATGCTGACCGCGCAGCAGGCGTTCATCAGTATGAAGACGAAAGCGGGCGACTGGATCCTGGCGCTGATCGTCGGCGGGTCGCTGTTGGCCTTACTGACGCAGATCGCCTTCAGCGTACCGTCGTGGCGGACGAGCGACTATCAAGCTCGCTTGCGAGCCGAAGTGACCGCGGCGGAAGAAGAGATCATCGCCGCGATGGCTGCCGACAATCGAACCGAAATGACGCCGGCCGAAGAAGCGAAGCTTCGCCCGCTGTTGGCGAAGGTGAAGTATGGCCAGCCGGAACTGACCTCGCAGGTCGGCCTGGGGCTCGTCGGCGTTCGCGCTGACAAGCCAGAGCTCGATTCGCCGGGCTATGTCGGCTACTTGCTGCCGTTTGAAATCGTGTCGGTCCACTTGCTGGTCGTGCTGGTCGGCGCCGCCTACTTGGCTCGCTCCAAGCGGAGCGTTCCGTCCGCTGCCGGCGAAGGAGGGAACTAA
- the nuoH gene encoding NADH-quinone oxidoreductase subunit NuoH — protein MADYFSTWFPEGWDWLGWLIAALIQAVLLLHVIAVGAVFFIWLERKVAGRIQDRLGPTRTGGKFGWLQTLADGIKLLSKEDLMPKDADPLLFKLAPYISLTSSFAAFMALPFASDWVGVRLNIGLFFIVAVLGLEVFGVILAGYGSGSKWSLFGGMRQAAQVVSYEVPLGICVVVPVMIAGTMDLVTIGDQQSGLFSNWLFFHDPFCMILFWVYFTCGIASVNRAPFDLAEAESELVAGFLTEYSGIRWSLFFMAEYGSMFLVSGLAAILFFGGWNGPIPIFFWVPEDNFTLETLANLVGLANFILKAVIGVLVMMWVRWTLPRLRIDQVITMCLKYCVPIAAFCFLGSLMWTALHIPFLNDLAPMQARADIREGWVQDIDDEMQRLEKRFALQAYELNSAVEGGPQQEAQTSLENDSADRVALSSTHETEESR, from the coding sequence ATGGCCGACTATTTTTCAACCTGGTTTCCAGAGGGTTGGGATTGGCTCGGCTGGTTGATAGCGGCGCTCATTCAAGCGGTCTTGCTGCTGCATGTGATCGCGGTCGGGGCGGTCTTCTTTATCTGGCTCGAACGGAAGGTCGCCGGTCGTATTCAAGACCGACTCGGACCGACCCGCACCGGCGGCAAGTTCGGCTGGCTGCAAACGCTGGCAGACGGGATCAAGCTGCTCAGCAAAGAAGACTTGATGCCCAAGGACGCCGATCCTTTACTCTTCAAGCTCGCCCCTTACATCTCGCTGACTTCCAGCTTCGCCGCGTTTATGGCTTTGCCGTTCGCCAGCGACTGGGTGGGGGTGCGACTGAATATCGGTCTCTTCTTTATCGTGGCGGTTTTGGGCCTGGAAGTGTTCGGCGTGATTCTGGCCGGGTATGGTTCGGGGTCAAAATGGTCGCTCTTCGGCGGGATGCGGCAAGCCGCCCAAGTCGTCAGCTACGAAGTGCCGCTGGGGATCTGCGTTGTGGTGCCGGTGATGATCGCCGGCACGATGGACCTGGTGACGATCGGCGATCAGCAGTCAGGGCTGTTCAGCAACTGGCTCTTCTTCCACGATCCGTTCTGCATGATCTTGTTCTGGGTTTACTTCACGTGCGGCATCGCCAGCGTGAATCGGGCCCCGTTCGACCTGGCCGAAGCGGAAAGCGAATTGGTGGCCGGCTTTTTGACCGAGTACTCCGGCATCCGCTGGAGCTTGTTCTTCATGGCCGAGTATGGCTCGATGTTCCTAGTCAGCGGGCTGGCCGCCATCTTGTTCTTTGGGGGCTGGAACGGCCCGATCCCGATTTTCTTCTGGGTGCCGGAAGACAACTTCACGCTCGAAACGCTCGCCAACCTGGTTGGTCTGGCGAACTTCATTTTGAAAGCGGTCATCGGCGTGCTGGTGATGATGTGGGTCCGCTGGACGTTGCCGCGGCTCCGGATCGACCAGGTCATTACGATGTGCCTGAAGTATTGCGTGCCGATCGCGGCGTTCTGCTTTCTGGGTTCGCTGATGTGGACCGCACTGCACATTCCCTTCTTGAACGACCTGGCGCCGATGCAAGCTCGCGCCGACATTCGCGAAGGATGGGTGCAGGATATCGACGACGAAATGCAGCGTCTGGAAAAACGCTTCGCGCTTCAGGCGTACGAGCTGAACTCGGCCGTCGAAGGGGGCCCGCAGCAAGAGGCGCAGACTTCGCTCGAGAACGATTCAGCCGATCGGGTCGCCCTCTCTTCGACTCATGAGACGGAGGAGTCGCGATGA